A single window of Euwallacea similis isolate ESF13 chromosome 32, ESF131.1, whole genome shotgun sequence DNA harbors:
- the LOC136418122 gene encoding collagen alpha-2(XI) chain-like — MEKEEISISTENLFPQGFPADFSILIIARPSKEQSFPLLTLYSAEGDEQLSVTVGREIGLYYEDDEELPVEGNYMTFNVSAVDEQWHSLAFSIKGDSVTLIFDCHTTITKALTRGIPSRLNNKGLINLGYQLLSDGHFQGDIFTLEIADKPDDAYELCNRYSSCLNEVLASRDPQVEIPSPGLAFELVGETVPGASDAFGESIGGATVNTQQGVRFESNIKMTKNLVGFDIDQTTFRGIRFGFEENEQVTTTLQPGYGVTPVPQE, encoded by the exons ATggaaaaagaggaaatttccATTAGCACTGAAAATCTATTTCCGCAGGGTTTCCCTGCTGACTTTTCAATATTGATAATAGCCCGCCCTTCTAAAG AACAATCCTTCCCTCTTCTGACTTTGTACAGCGCTGAAGGGGATGAACAACTTTCTGTTACTGTAGGCCGGGAAATAGGTCTATACTATGAAGACGACGAAGAGTTACCAGTAGAAGGAAATTACATGACTTTCAATGTTTCAGCTGTTGATGAACA ATGGCATAGCCTCGCCTTTAGCATCAAGGGCGATTCCGTAACATTAATTTTCGATTGCCATACAACAATTACCAAAGCTTTAACCAGAGGAATTCCATCGAGGTTGAATAATAAAGGGCTAATTAATTTAGGGTATCAGCTTCTATCTGATGGTCATTTTCAG GGTGATATCTTTACTTTGGAAATAGCTGATAAGCCTGATGATGCCTACGAGCTTTGTAATAGATATTCTTCATGTCTGAATGAAGTTTTAGCATCTAGAGACCCACAAGTTGAGATACCTTCACCAGGATTGGCATTTGAGCTTGTAGGAG AAACTGTGCCAGGTGCTTCGGATGCCTTTGGGGAGTCAATTGGGGGTGCAACAGTGAACACCCAACAGGGAGTTAGATTTGAGTCGAACATTAAAATGACGAAGAATTTAGTCGGATTCGATATCGATCAAACCACATTCAGAGGAATTCGGTTCGGATTTGAGGAAAATGAACAAGTGACGACAACATTGCAACCG GGCTACGGGGTTACCCCGGTCCCCCAGGAGTGA
- the LOC136418057 gene encoding collagen alpha-1(V) chain-like — protein MGLQGSKGDAGRKGLDGTSGIPGMPGHVFMIPVSPQGNQKGPESNVEAFRQMLSQHMVSMRGAEGPMGLTGLLGPQGPPGPEGQKGEQGDEGEPGPRGDRGHPGPLGHPGRRGQNGRDGERGLSGPTGAKGEQGLIGLPGLPGDKGDRGLPGSTGQVGLPGHDGIPGENGPPGSPGLPGEMGPRGFSGPRGMSGLPGNTGIPGAEGPPGIKGHEGPVGQPGPPGQPGPIGHSGPSGPQGLLGPPGIAGPRGKPGIPGLPGAEGLPGPSGKSGPPGIKGEIGLPGLQGSIGFPGSRGVKGDEGKRGISGEKGDKGDRGLEGEKGDIGIKGEIGPQGIQGATGLEGPEGSKGFEGPRGEVGQMGIPGEKGKDGYKGFPGYPGAAGDKGEKGATGRHGPPGEKGERGNPGLQGERGEIGPRGFRGMRGRRGQAGQPGAKGDTGQPGPPGPQGEVGPAGNEGVRGFTGAPGPIGNNGKDGLPGQPGERGPSGEPGQPGTIGLPGVIGPPGNIGEPGPIGEPGTPGASGVPGEVGPSGDAGKEGPVGPAGAEGPPGIPGPSGLPGFPGERGHNGLTGMPGLKGESGPMGLPGPQGDKGVQGEPGLQGPQGAEGRKGPPGSRGPGGAKGEKGEGGPPGAAGRDGLLGARGPPGVPGPVGTPGEDGDKGEAGLPGEKGFKGSKGEIGPVGSLGAPGIRGEPGQPGPVGERGPPGEIGRRGIKGEHGPVGITGPPGATGPQGLPGPPGVKGEIGDVGPQGSHGPIGSPGEPGPRGQKGVEGLPGPVGPEGPQGLKGEDGLPGLIGLPGKEGIQGDIGPQGQKGEEGKSGSHGPPGPRGLPGIEGEKGSLGHVGLPGSPGVPGLQGLKGEPGEAGDDGKEGQAGPPGEAGPPGPIGPPGPPGKPGEEGVGGPQGNTGFPGEKGDKGANGPAGLQGNPGPQGVPGPQGPVGLRGAPGAGGENGATGAPGLIGVPGKIGESGPRGQKGDRGRRGPKGHRGEIGLNGLKGEEGERGERGLKGDRGLPGPKGNTGPVGPIGLKGNEGPSGPPGVEGPSGPKGTEGPAGQKGEAGPSGPTGLPGPPAEMPLIPPELLFQLQESGLNKGVTRRRRNVQDIISKFQDTVDKLNDEDVTENGQTVDNNNINVKFLDMYTSIYSMGVELENEKKPLGNRDNPAKTCKDLYFGHPYFKDDWYWIDPNLGMIDDAVYVFCNLTAGGETCVFPDVHTSSLPELPWTKEDESNKWFSELQEGSKITYDGIGVVQMGFLRLSSEGAYQNFTYSCINSVAWYNSINSNFHMSIKLMGANEQHFELNGEKPNVLNDGCKSRQGKSETIFEIRTKKPLQLPITDFYPMDYGSPNQAFGFNVGPVCFK, from the exons ATGGGACTTCAAGGCTCAAAAGGTGATGCTGGAAGGAAAGGATTGGATGGTACATCTGGTATTCCTGGAATGCCTGGCCATGTGTTTATGATTCCT GTTAGTCCACAAGGCAATCAAAAAGGTCCAGAGAGCAATGTGGAAGCGTTTAGGCAAATGCTGTCTCAGCATATG gtTTCAATGAGGGGAGCTGAAGGACCAATGGGATTGACTGGGCTGTTAGGTCCTCAAGGACCTCCGGGTCCTGAAGGGCAAAAGGGGGAGCAAGGAGATGAAGGAGAACCT GGTCCACGGGGAGACAGGGGGCATCCTGGGCCTCTAGGTCACCCAGGTCGGAGAGGACAAAATGGGAGAGATGGGGAAAGAGGCCTCTCAg GCCCTACTGGTGCTAAAGGAGAGCAGGGTCTTATAGGTCTTCCAGGCTTACCAGGAGACAAAGGGGATCGCGGTTTACCAGGATCCACAGGGCAAGTTGGCTTACCAGGTCACGACGGCATACCCGGGGAAAACGGACCACCCGGATCTCCGGGATTACCAGGAGAAATG GGTCCCAGAGGATTCTCAGGGCCTCGGGGAATGTCGGGTTTGCCCGGAAATACGGGAATACCAGGAGCCGAAGGCCCACCAGGGATTAAAGGTCATGAAGGTCCTGTGGGGCAACCGGGACCACCAGGTCAACCAGGGCCCATAGGTCATTCTGGTCCCAGTGGACCACAAGGTTTGTTGGGACCACCTGGAATTGCG GGCCCACGTGGTAAACCAGGAATACCAGGCCTACCCGGGGCAGAAGGCTTGCCAGGTCCTTCAGGGAAATCTGGCCCTCCAGGAATAAAAGGAGAGATAGGGCTTCCAGGGCTTCAGGGATCCATTGGATTCCCTGGTTCCAGAGGGGTTAAAG GTGATGAGGGAAAACGAGGAATTTCTGGAGAAAAAGGCGACAAAGGAGATCGGGGTTTAGAAGGAGAAAAAGGAGATATTGGAATTAAAGGAGAAATTGGTCCTCAAGGGATACAAGGAGCGACTGGATTAGAAGGTCCTGAGGGgtcaaaa GGATTTGAAGGACCAAGAGGAGAAGTAGGCCAAATGGGTATTCCTGGTGAAAAGGGCAAGGACGGTTACAAAGGCTTTCCTGGTTATCCTGGAGCAGCAGGCGACAAAGGAGAAAAGGGAGCTACAGGCAGGCATGGTCCTCCAGGAGAGAAAGGAGAAcga ggCAACCCGGGTTTACAAGGGGAGCGAGGTGAAATTGGGCCCAGAGGCTTCAGAGGAATGAGAGGTAGAAGAGGGCAGGCTGGTCAACCTGGTGCTAAAGGGGACACCGGTCAACCTGGACCACCGGGTCCTCAGGGTGAAGTTGGCCCTGCTGGCAATGAAGGAGTGCGTGGTTTCACCGGAGCCCCTGGTCCTATAGGAAACAATGGAAAGGACGGACTTCCTGGACAACCTGGAGAACGCGGGCCTTCA GGAGAGCCTGGACAACCTGGCACCATTGGCCTGCCTGGAGTAATAGGACCTCCAGGAAATATTGGAGAACCAGGCCCTATTGGTGAGCCCGGAACTCCAGGTGCTTCTGGTGTTCCTGGAGAAGTAGGCCCTTCAGGGGATGCAGGAAAGGAGGGACCGGTGGGTCCAGCTGGGGCTGAGGGACCTCCCGGAATTCCAGGACCGTCTGGCTTGCCAGGATTTCCGGGAGAACGAGGCCACAATGGATTaact GGTATGCCTGGTCTTAAAGGAGAATCGGGCCCAATGGGACTGCCAGGGCCGCAGGGAGATAAAGGAGTACAGGGTGAACCTGGATTGCAAGGACCGCAAGGAGCGGAAGGGAGAAAAGGACCTCCAG GCTCTAGAGGACCTGGTGGTGCTAAAGGTGAAAAAGGAGAAGGTGGTCCACCGGGGGCTGCCGGTCGAGATGGCTTACTTGGGGCAAGAGGTCCTCCAGGTGTACCAGGCCCTGTGGGCACCCCTGGAGAAGATGGAGATAAG GGTGAAGCGGGACTTCCAGGAGAAAAAGGGTTCAAAGGGTCCAAAGGGGAAATCGGGCCTGTGGGAAGTTTGGGTGCTCCAGGTATTCGAGGAGAACCAGGCCAACCAGGACCAGTCGGTGAGCGGGGACCACCAGGAGAAATAGGCCGGAGAGGAATTAAAGGGGAACACGGGCCAGTAGGCATTACTGGACCACCAG GGGCGACTGGCCCACAGGGTCTTCCTGGTCCACCGGGAGTCAAAGGAGAAATTGGGGACGTAGGCCCTCAGGGGTCGCACGGTCCAATAGGATCTCCAGGCGAGCCCGGACCTAGAGGCCAAAAAGGAGTTGAAGGTTTACCCGGCCCAGTAGGTCCTGAAGGCCCTCAAG GTCTCAAAGGAGAAGACGGTCTTCCTGGCTTAATTGGTCTCCCAGGAAAAGAAGGAATACAGGGAGATATAGGACCCCAAGGACAGAAAGGAGAAGAGGGAAAGTCTGGCTCTCATGGACCGCCAGGCCCTAGAGGTTTACCTGGCATAGAAGGTGAAAAGGGTTCTCTCGGCCATGTAGGTTTACCGGGTTCACCGGGGGTACCCGGTCTGCAGGGTTTGAAAGGGGAACCTGGCGAAGCAGGAGATGATGGAAAAGAAGGACAAGCAGGACCGCCTGGAGAAGCGGGGCCGCCGGGCCCTATAGGACCTCCAGGACCTCCAGGAAAACCG gGCGAAGAAGGGGTGGGTGGTCCACAGGGCAATACAGGATTTCCGGGTGAAAAAGGAGATAAAGGTGCAAATGGACCAGCAGGCCTTCAAGGCAACCCAGGTCCTCAAGGAGTACCAGGACCGCAAGGACCTGTAGGCCTTCGTGGAGCTCCTGGAGCTGGG GGAGAGAATGGTGCAACTGGAGCTCCTGGGTTAATAGGCGTTCCAGGAAAAATAGGAGAATCCGGCCCACGAGGTCAGAAAGGCGATAGAGGACGACGTGGTCCGAAAGGTCATAGAGGAGAAATAGGCTTGAATGGATTAAAAGGCGAAGAAGGCGAGAGGGGAGAAAGAGGTCTTAAGGGAGACCGTGGTTTACCTGGGCCTAAAGGCAATACT GGACCAGTCGGTCCTATAGGTTTGAAAGGCAATGAGGGTCCTTCAGGACCACCAGGAGTGGAAGGCCCATCAGGGCCAAAGGGCACTGAAGGTCCTGCAGGTCAGAAGGGCGAAGCGGGACCTTCAGGTCCAACTGGGCTTCCAGGACCTCCTGCAGAAATGCCTTTAATACCTCCAGAGTTATTGTTCCAATTGCAGGAATCTGGGTTAAATAAAGGTGTGACAAGGCGAAGAAGAAACGTACAAGAtataat ttcaaaatttcaagacaccGTTGACAAGCTGAATGATGAAGATGTAACTGAAAATGGTCAAACAGTggataacaataatattaatgtaaaatttctgGATATGTACACATCAATCTATTCCATGGGCGTAGAACTGGAGAACGAGAAAAAGCCTTTGGGTAATAGGGATAATCCTGCAAAGACTTGCAAAGACCTTTATTTTGGACACCCATACTTCAAAGACG ATTGGTACTGGATTGATCCAAATTTGGGAATGATTGATGATGCAGTATAtgttttttgcaatttaactGCGGGCGGTGAAACTTGCGTCTTTCCAGACGTACATACTTCCAGTTTGCCTGAATTGCCGTGGACGAAAGAGGATGAATCTAACAAATGGTTTTCTGAACTCCAAGAAGGGTCTAAA ataacaTATGACGGAATAGGAGTAGTCCAGATGGGTTTTCTTAGACTCTCATCCGAAGGAGCCTATCAAAACTTCACCTATTCATGCATAAATAGTGTGGCTTGGTACAACTCTATCAACAGCAATTTTCACATGTCTATTAAGCTTATGGGAGCCAATGAGCAGCACTTTGAACTTAATG gaGAAAAACCTAATGTCCTGAATGATGGATGCAAATCTCGGCAAGGAAAATccgaaacaatttttgaaataaggaCGAAAAAGCCACTACAACTGCCTATAACGGATTTCTACCCAATGGATTACGGCAGTCCAAATCAGGCTTTCGGATTTAATGTTGGTCCTgtatgtttcaaataa
- the LOC136418066 gene encoding uncharacterized protein: MSIIESIVKEEDEDFECTEAEIQEAKLTPLNQLPQKSRKLYLATYKTFMQWRIQKNEESFSESVLLTYFDQLSEKFKSSSLWRSYSMLRSTLDFHHNVKIDKYIKLRKFLKQKSQGFHPKKAKTFSALEVRRFLADAPNDKYLATKVALVIGILGECKASEMYAMKVKDFEEQRNAYLVTIPTTASRTVRRFIVTDEYYELCKKYMEIRAQNITSDIFFYNFQYGKCMSKRIGINKFTSMGRDIALFLKLADSEKYSALSFRKTSASMLLLDTDGDNLTTVKTTHIDKRHVDNVLEIKAEPGTEPSECIHINQDEDPLQTNDATENNVKFKKVNIDCNSTVPLPSIYVSNCKNTHIVINIYK, encoded by the exons ATGTCGATAATAGAGTCTATTGTAAAAGAAGAAGATGAAGATTTCGAATGTACAGAAGCAGAGATACAAGAGGCGAAATTAACGCCTTTAAATCAATTGCCACAGAAATCGCGAAAGTTATATTTGGCCacatataaaacttttatgcAGTGGAGAATACAGAAGAATGAAGAATCATTTTCTGAATCGGTGTTACTGACATACTTTGACCAACTATCAGAGAAATTCAAATCTTCTTCTTTATGGAGAAGTTATTCAATGTTACGCAGTACGCTAGACTTTCACCATAATGTCAAGATAGACAAATACATCAAGTtgcgaaaatttttaaagcagaAGTCTCAAGGTTTCCATCCAAAAAAGGCGAAAACCTTTTCAGCTTTAGAAGTACGGCGATTTCTAGCCGATGCTCCTAATGATAAATATTTAGCCACaaag gttGCTTTGGTCATAGGCATTTTGGGAGAATGTAAAGCAAGTGAAATGTATGCAATGAAAGTTAAAGACTTTGAAGAACAAAGAAATGCATATCTAGTTACTATTCCAACAACTGCTTCGAGAACTGTGAGGAGGTTCATAGTGACTGATGAGTACTATGAATTGTGCAAAAAGTACATGGAAATTCGAGCCCAAAATATTACGAGTgacatatttttctataattttcaatatggaAAGTGCATGTCGAAACGCATTggaattaataaattcaccTCCATGGGAAGGGATAttgcactttttttaaaattagcagattcagaaaaatattctgcCTTAAGTTTCAGGAAAACTTCAGCCTCAATGCTGTTGCTTGATACTGATGGAGATAACCTGACAACTGTAAAAACCACACATATTGATAAAAGGCATGTGGATAATGTATTAGAAATTAAGGCAGAACCTGGTACAGAACCGTCAGAATGTATTCACATAAATCAGGATGAAGATCCTTTACAAACCAATGATGCAACAGaaaacaatgtaaaatttaaaaaagttaatattgaCTGCAATTCCACTGTGCCCTTGCCTTCTATTTATGTATCTAACTGTAAGAATACCCATATAGTAATTAATATATACAAGTAA